One genomic segment of Fusobacterium mortiferum ATCC 9817 includes these proteins:
- a CDS encoding DMT family transporter — translation MNSNYYTALTIQLGTLFALPIMLFLVKSWEVHYSLKGVIVLLYLVVGCSIGAGWFWNKGLERSEASKSGLFLALEPVFGILLAVLILGEKLNFLSIIGIILVILSATICMILPKEES, via the coding sequence ATGAACTCAAATTATTATACAGCATTGACTATTCAATTAGGAACATTGTTTGCTTTGCCAATAATGTTATTTTTAGTTAAAAGTTGGGAAGTGCACTATTCATTGAAAGGGGTTATAGTTCTTTTATATCTAGTTGTTGGCTGTAGTATAGGTGCAGGATGGTTTTGGAATAAAGGGCTTGAAAGGAGTGAAGCAAGTAAAAGTGGATTATTTCTTGCCTTAGAACCAGTCTTTGGTATTTTGCTTGCTGTTTTGATATTAGGAGAGAAACTCAATTTTCTTTCAATAATTGGAATTATTTTAGTAATTTTATCTGCAACAATTTGTATGATACTTCCAAAAGAAGAATCTTAA
- a CDS encoding DMT family transporter, with product MIYLLIAVFLWGTSFIAGKIAYDMLDPSLVVAIRYVLASIILLPMTVSFIHKEKGNFNKKDFFLLILLGILTYPLTSMLQFIGLSFTSASSATTVIGIEPVMITIVGFIFFKEKASPIVFLLGIVAFFGVALTVGVSALENVSFFGCFLVFLSTIVVSFWVRLSKKKY from the coding sequence ATGATATATCTCTTAATAGCTGTATTTTTATGGGGAACATCATTTATTGCTGGTAAAATTGCTTATGATATGCTTGATCCATCTTTAGTTGTTGCAATTAGATATGTACTTGCAAGTATAATTTTACTGCCTATGACTGTTTCTTTTATACATAAAGAAAAGGGAAATTTTAATAAAAAAGATTTTTTCTTGTTAATTCTTTTAGGAATTTTAACATATCCTCTCACTTCAATGTTACAGTTTATAGGGCTAAGTTTTACTTCAGCTTCAAGTGCAACAACAGTTATAGGTATTGAGCCTGTTATGATAACAATTGTTGGATTTATATTTTTTAAAGAAAAAGCCTCTCCTATTGTTTTCTTATTAGGTATTGTTGCTTTTTTTGGTGTAGCATTAACAGTAGGTGTTTCAGCACTTGAAAATGTATCTTTCTTTGGATGTTTTTTGGTATTTTTATCTACTATAGTTGTTTCTTTTTGGGTTAGACTTTCAAAAAAAAAATACTAA